From a region of the Cucumis sativus cultivar 9930 chromosome 6, Cucumber_9930_V3, whole genome shotgun sequence genome:
- the LOC101214718 gene encoding scarecrow-like protein 6: MKAMPLPFPFDELRPNGVLNFTSVSDSSPPQPPTSTTLLRRHNHWSCTDNTNLLKEICYVGAAEPTSVLDTRRSPSPPTSTSTLSSSLGGCGGGGGGTASTDTTVAAPPSSLPENPSPLDKCGGGGSLGIDDWESVLPESPGQGPSILGLIMGDVEDPSLGLNKLLQSGGGGGGGGGGSHLDLEFSAGFTAVDHGLVFEPNSLSGESIVDPSLQGPSCSDFHNARLAAAVSNSNAMFSGVFQNQNQMVEGVDEKPQIFSSSQVVMNQNQAQFTQNPALFMPLPYASPVQEHHQNHHHHLLGGAPPAKRFNSGSIGPNYPVKSPFLDSGQENFSRRQQQQQQPHQVQLFPHHSHHHNVPQQQQRPSMAALAKQKMVNEDIANQQLQQGISDQLFKAVELIETGNSVLAQGILARLNHQLSSPIGKPFQRAAFYFKEALQLLLQNPSNHPSSNPNPSPFTIIFKIAAYKSFSEVSPVLQFANFTSNQALLEAFNGFDRIHIIDFDIGYGGQWASLMQELALRSSTTGGGPPFLRITAFASTSTHDDFELGFTQENLKNFANDLNIGFELEVVNVECLNSGSWPLPLNVSENEAIAVNLPVGSFFNYSLSLPMILRFVKHLNPKIVVSVDRGCSRMDAPFPHRVINALHSYSALLESMEAVTVNMDTQLKIERYLVQPCIEKVVTNPQSSNERAAPWKSVFLSSGFCPLTFSNFTESQAECLLQRTPVQGFHIDKRHSSLVLCWHRKELVSISAWRS, from the coding sequence ATGAAGGCCATGCCCTTACCTTTCCCTTTTGATGAGCTTCGTCCAAATGGGGTTTTGAATTTCACTTCTGTTTCTGATTCTTCACCGCCGCAGCCGCCGACGTCCACCACTTTGCTCCGTCGTCACAACCATTGGAGTTGTACTGATAATACCAATCTGCTCAAAGAGATTTGCTATGTGGGTGCTGCTGAACCCACCTCTGTTCTCGACACTAGAAGAAGCCCAAGCCCTCCCACTTCCACTTCCACACTGTCTTCCTCTCTCGGCGGCTGCGGCGGCGGCGGTGGTGGTACTGCCTCCACCGACACTACCGTGGCGGCGCCGCCGTCTTCTCTCCCCGAAAACCCTTCTCCTTTAGACAAATGCGGCGGCGGTGGTAGCCTTGGAATTGATGATTGGGAGAGCGTTTTGCCGGAATCTCCTGGTCAAGGTCCGTCCATTCTTGGGTTAATTATGGGAGATGTTGAAGACCCATCTCTCGGATTGAATAAGCTCCTGCAGAGCGGTGGTGGAGGTGGCGGTGGCGGCGGCGGTTCTCATCTGGACTTGGAATTTTCTGCGGGTTTTACCGCCGTTGATCATGGGCTGGTCTTTGAACCCAATAGTCTCAGCGGGGAATCCATTGTAGACCCATCTCTTCAAGGCCCATCTTGCTCAGATTTCCACAATGCTAGACTTGCGGCGGCTGTGTCGAACTCAAACGCCATGTTTTCCGGTGTGTTTCAGAATCAAAATCAGATGGTGGAAGGCGTTGACGAGAAGCCACAGATTTTCAGTTCTTCCCAAGTTGTGATGAATCAAAATCAAGCCCAGTTCACTCAGAATCCAGCTCTGTTTATGCCTCTTCCTTATGCTTCCCCTGTTCAAGAGCACCATCAgaaccaccaccaccacctcctCGGTGGTGCACCGCCTGCAAAACGGTTCAATTCCGGTTCGATTGGGCCAAATTATCCCGTGAAATCCCCATTTCTAGATTCGGGTCAAGAGAATTTCAGCCGTAgacagcaacaacaacaacagcCCCATCAAGTTCAGTTGTTTCCCCATCATTCCCATCATCACAACGTTCCTCAGCAGCAACAGAGGCCATCCATGGCGGCCTTAGCAAAACAGAAAATGGTGAATGAAGATATAGCGAATCAACAGCTTCAACAGGGCATTTCCGACCAGCTATTCAAGGCCGTAGAGCTGATCGAAACAGGCAATTCAGTTCTCGCGCAAGGGATATTGGCGCGGCTCAATCACCAGCTCTCTTCCCCCATTGGGAAGCCCTTTCAAAGGGCTGCTTTTTATTTCAAGGAGGCCTTGCAATTGCTCCTTCAAAACCCTTCCAACCATCCTTCTTCCAATCCCAATCCTTCCCCATTCactatcattttcaaaatcgcTGCTTACAAATCCTTCTCCGAAGTCTCCCCTGTTCTTCAATTCGCCAATTTCACCTCTAACCAAGCTCTCCTCGAAGCCTTCAACGGCTTCGATCGTATTCACATCATCGATTTCGACATCGGCTACGGCGGTCAATGGGCTTCTCTAATGCAAGAACTTGCTTTAAGAAGCAGCACCACTGGAGGAGGACCCCCATTTCTTAGAATCACTGCTTTTGCTTCTACTTCCACACACGATGATTTCGAACTCGGTTTCACTCAAGAAAATCTCAAGAATTTCGCGAACGATCTCAACATTGGATTCGAACTCGAAGTCGTAAATGTAGAGTGTTTGAATTCTGGGTCTTGGCCTCTACCACTCAATGTCTCTGAAAATGAAGCAATTGCTGTGAATCTCCCTGTTGGttcattcttcaattactCACTTTCATTGCCAATGATTCTCCGTTTCGTCAAACATCTTAACCCAAAAATTGTAGTGTCTGTTGATCGAGGATGTAGCCGAATGGATGCGCCATTCCCACACCGTGTAATCAATGCTCTTCATTCATACTCTGCTTTGCTTGAATCAATGGAAGCTGTAACTGTGAATATGGATACACAATTGAAAATCGAAAGGTACTTAGTTCAACCATGTATCGAAAAAGTGGTGACGAATCCTCAAAGTTCGAACGAAAGGGCGGCGCCATGGAAATCGGTGTTTTTATCATCTGGGTTTTGTCCATTGACATTCAGTAACTTCACAGAATCACAAGCGGAGTGTTTGCTGCAGAGGACGCCGGTTCAAGGATTTCATATTGACAAGAGACATTCATCGCTTGTTCTATGCTGGCATAGGAAGGAGCTTGTTTCAATCTCTGCTTGGAGGTCttga